In Spirobacillus cienkowskii, a genomic segment contains:
- a CDS encoding metal ABC transporter substrate-binding protein, producing the protein MKTNSIFLYVINVILFFICHSVFATEKQPIKIVTTIPYLKTLVQEASCFSKKIETHSIIAVGRDPHSFFMTPQHRIALDKAQIVIAIGSGFEPWLDKMTKKAEQQWLSVTAGMPLAKIHKDEKHHHHDSELLYDPHIWQSPELTKKAVQKIAAQLQIALPSEANNFGQCTEHYLSYLTKEVAHLKKMSEVLPPQKRVIATNHDALGYFAAEFDFKIYSILGLSDDAAPTAQQLKKIITAIKKENISAVFLESTGNMRNIKTVSNEAGVKVGGVLYGDSLGGKNSDADTAPAMWRHNLITIINALKD; encoded by the coding sequence ATGAAAACAAACTCAATTTTTTTATATGTTATAAATGTGATATTATTTTTTATATGTCATTCTGTTTTTGCAACCGAAAAACAACCTATTAAAATTGTCACAACAATTCCTTACTTAAAAACTCTTGTGCAAGAAGCATCTTGTTTTTCAAAAAAAATTGAAACTCATTCTATAATTGCAGTTGGGCGCGATCCCCATTCTTTTTTTATGACGCCACAACATCGAATCGCTTTAGATAAAGCACAAATTGTGATTGCAATTGGCTCTGGGTTTGAACCTTGGCTAGATAAAATGACAAAAAAAGCGGAGCAGCAATGGCTCTCTGTGACAGCAGGAATGCCTCTGGCAAAAATACACAAAGATGAAAAACACCACCATCATGATTCTGAACTATTGTATGATCCTCATATTTGGCAGTCACCGGAGCTTACTAAAAAGGCTGTGCAAAAAATCGCAGCACAACTGCAAATTGCTCTGCCCAGTGAGGCCAATAATTTTGGGCAGTGCACAGAACACTATCTGAGTTATTTAACCAAAGAGGTGGCGCATCTCAAAAAAATGTCTGAGGTTTTGCCACCACAAAAACGTGTGATTGCCACCAATCATGATGCACTTGGGTATTTTGCAGCAGAATTTGATTTTAAAATTTATAGTATTTTAGGTCTATCCGATGACGCCGCCCCTACTGCACAACAGTTAAAAAAAATCATTACAGCTATAAAAAAAGAAAATATTTCTGCGGTTTTTCTTGAATCTACGGGTAATATGCGCAACATAAAAACTGTGTCCAATGAGGCTGGAGTTAAAGTTGGGGGAGTTTTGTATGGCGATTCCCTTGGAGGCAAAAACTCGGATGCCGACACAGCACCCGCAATGTGGCGTCATAATTTAATTACAATTATTAACGCTTTAAAAGACTAA
- a CDS encoding ABC transporter permease, whose protein sequence is MISLFKIAIKSLWNRKISFFLIVFSMALSVMLFLTVEKIRDGAKEGFSSVISQTDLIVGARGSGMELLLYSVFHIGNPIHNVSWQTYNIIKDNPAVKWTIPLSFGDSFFGFRVVATDLNFYEHYRFHGNKWIELKEGTLPKKIFDVVLGADVAKKKNLKLGDRIELSHGVADGPSIHHHSENPFLVVAILKETGTPVDRALFISLEGTEAIHREASHRDEQFKVKELSAFLLGMRSRIGALGMQRDINNYTKEPIMAIIPGVTLNQFWQIVDYIEVVFQLVSGLVVVIGLVGMMVSLYAALDSRRREMAILRAVGAGISSVVFLLVIESFIFGVLGCVLGYMLSYIAVFIVQPILLEKFGVFVPFLSVQLHEYYYLLLVLILSCVLGLVPARRAYKDSLTDGLNIKL, encoded by the coding sequence ATGATTTCTCTATTTAAAATTGCAATAAAATCTCTTTGGAATCGAAAAATTTCTTTTTTCTTAATTGTGTTTTCGATGGCATTGAGTGTGATGCTGTTTCTTACGGTCGAAAAAATTCGTGATGGCGCAAAAGAAGGTTTTTCTAGTGTTATAAGTCAAACCGATCTGATTGTGGGAGCCCGCGGTAGTGGGATGGAACTTTTATTATACTCTGTATTTCACATTGGCAACCCCATTCACAATGTGAGCTGGCAAACTTATAATATAATAAAAGACAATCCTGCAGTAAAATGGACCATACCATTATCATTTGGCGATAGTTTTTTTGGTTTTAGAGTTGTGGCAACCGATCTCAATTTTTATGAACATTATAGATTTCATGGAAACAAGTGGATAGAATTAAAAGAAGGCACACTCCCAAAAAAAATTTTTGATGTTGTTTTAGGGGCCGATGTTGCAAAAAAGAAAAACCTAAAACTTGGTGATCGTATAGAGTTATCTCATGGTGTTGCAGATGGACCTTCTATCCACCATCATTCTGAAAATCCTTTTTTGGTGGTTGCAATTTTAAAAGAAACAGGAACTCCTGTTGATAGGGCATTATTTATATCGCTAGAAGGCACCGAAGCAATTCATCGCGAGGCATCTCACCGCGATGAACAATTTAAAGTAAAAGAACTTTCTGCATTTTTGTTGGGGATGCGCTCTCGTATTGGCGCCTTGGGGATGCAGCGTGATATTAATAACTATACAAAAGAGCCAATTATGGCCATTATTCCTGGAGTCACACTCAATCAATTTTGGCAAATTGTTGATTATATTGAAGTGGTGTTTCAGTTGGTGTCTGGTTTGGTTGTGGTTATTGGATTGGTTGGCATGATGGTTTCTTTGTATGCGGCATTGGATTCGCGCCGCCGTGAAATGGCGATTTTAAGAGCTGTAGGCGCAGGAATCTCATCGGTCGTGTTCTTACTGGTGATTGAATCTTTTATCTTTGGTGTATTAGGTTGTGTACTGGGTTATATGTTAAGCTACATTGCTGTTTTTATCGTGCAACCCATTTTGCTAGAAAAATTTGGTGTTTTTGTTCCCTTTTTGTCAGTACAATTACATGAGTATTATTACTTACTCCTTGTTCTTATTTTGTCCTGTGTCTTGGGTTTGGTGCCCGCTAGAAGGGCGTACAAAGACTCTTTAACCGATGGACTCAATATTAAGTTATGA
- a CDS encoding ABC transporter ATP-binding protein, giving the protein MSQFDISIKNLKYFYKNKKPVLDIELLEIATGSKVFLYGPSGCGKTTLLSIIAGIITVQHGSVKIFDIECVGLKAAKRDALRANYIGYIFQMFNLIPYLNVKDNILLPSLLNESLAKNIHPLSVGERCNEITHSLNIHNLLTQKVTELSIGQQQRVAAARALLGYPKLLICDEPTSALDAQQKEFFLNKLFAQCEKQQTTLVVVSHDQSLKSYFNKQIYLPEINRVVQ; this is encoded by the coding sequence ATGAGTCAGTTTGATATTTCTATTAAAAACTTAAAATACTTTTATAAAAATAAAAAACCTGTTCTTGATATTGAACTACTAGAAATTGCAACCGGAAGTAAAGTTTTTTTGTATGGGCCTAGTGGTTGCGGCAAAACAACATTATTAAGCATTATTGCAGGAATCATTACGGTGCAACATGGTTCTGTTAAAATATTTGATATTGAGTGCGTGGGACTCAAAGCGGCAAAGAGAGATGCGTTGCGGGCAAATTATATTGGTTATATTTTTCAGATGTTTAATTTAATTCCTTATTTAAATGTAAAAGACAATATTCTTTTGCCTTCTCTCTTAAACGAGTCCCTGGCAAAAAATATTCATCCACTTTCTGTTGGTGAGCGCTGTAACGAAATCACACATAGTTTAAATATACATAATCTTTTAACACAAAAAGTCACAGAGCTTTCTATTGGACAACAACAACGGGTTGCTGCAGCGCGCGCGCTATTAGGGTATCCAAAATTACTAATTTGTGATGAGCCAACCAGTGCGTTGGATGCGCAACAAAAAGAATTTTTTTTAAATAAATTATTTGCTCAATGCGAAAAACAACAAACAACTCTTGTGGTTGTAAGTCATGATCAATCTTTAAAATCTTATTTTAATAAACAGATTTATCTTCCAGAAATAAATCGGGTTGTCCAATGA
- a CDS encoding DUF3015 family protein, giving the protein MKEIKKNSLFALLAMTMCIMAAKAHAAGSAGCGLGSVVFRDNKWWKQLFAMTTNHATSTQPLGITFGTSNCAPGLFGDAVTQENYLAINLTSIQREAAQGNGEALNGLGLTLGCETEKLQDFNSYTQNHYKSIFNTPEVKQILINLKTELQKDKNLANSCSALNLYH; this is encoded by the coding sequence ATGAAAGAAATTAAAAAAAATTCCCTTTTTGCGTTACTTGCAATGACCATGTGTATTATGGCAGCAAAAGCCCACGCTGCGGGTTCTGCAGGATGTGGGTTGGGGTCTGTTGTTTTTAGGGATAATAAATGGTGGAAACAGCTTTTTGCAATGACAACAAACCATGCAACTTCAACACAGCCTCTTGGCATTACGTTTGGCACATCAAACTGTGCCCCTGGACTTTTTGGAGATGCCGTCACACAAGAAAACTATTTGGCAATCAACCTCACTTCGATTCAACGTGAAGCTGCACAAGGTAACGGCGAAGCGTTAAATGGTCTTGGTCTGACTCTTGGTTGTGAAACAGAAAAACTGCAAGATTTTAACTCGTATACTCAAAATCATTATAAATCGATTTTTAATACACCTGAGGTTAAACAAATTTTAATCAATTTAAAAACAGAACTGCAAAAAGATAAAAACTTAGCGAATTCTTGCTCAGCACTAAATTTATATCATTAA
- a CDS encoding IS982 family transposase: MDWQSQLITVYLTTCDFFSQLSPTSFLKISPNSNPSFTDQEVTTIYIFGVLMKQKNIKAIFNFTKNFIPNWFPHLPSYEGFLSRLNSLSKLFPELANFILKNNKFKIPKTKSKPFILIDSLPIILTTGFRAHKCNTANDISAIGYCSSKDKFYYGLKLHLAALFQNKKLAAPIDFKITPAATHDLTAVKNDLLNFKHSQIFADRAYCDKSTKKNLNQINSKLHTPIKLSRNKKTLSSDEKVYSKSVSSIRQSIEILFNWLIESSGIQIASKVRSTKGLIVHVFGRFSACLFNYLFKF; the protein is encoded by the coding sequence ATGGACTGGCAGAGCCAACTCATCACTGTATACCTTACTACCTGCGATTTCTTTTCTCAACTCTCTCCAACCTCTTTTTTAAAAATTAGTCCAAACTCAAATCCCTCGTTCACAGACCAAGAAGTCACCACTATTTACATCTTTGGAGTTTTAATGAAACAAAAAAATATAAAAGCTATTTTTAACTTCACTAAAAATTTTATTCCAAACTGGTTTCCTCACTTGCCTTCTTATGAAGGATTTTTGTCAAGACTTAATAGCTTAAGTAAACTCTTTCCTGAACTTGCAAACTTTATTTTAAAAAATAATAAATTTAAAATCCCTAAAACAAAATCCAAACCTTTTATTCTTATTGACTCTTTACCTATTATACTCACAACTGGTTTTCGGGCGCACAAGTGCAATACTGCAAACGATATTTCTGCTATTGGCTATTGCTCTTCAAAAGATAAATTTTACTATGGGTTAAAACTTCATCTCGCTGCTTTGTTTCAAAATAAAAAACTTGCCGCACCTATTGATTTTAAAATCACACCCGCCGCAACTCACGACTTAACTGCTGTTAAGAATGATCTTTTAAACTTCAAACATTCGCAAATCTTTGCCGATCGTGCTTACTGTGACAAATCAACTAAAAAAAACTTGAATCAAATAAACTCTAAATTACACACACCAATTAAACTCTCTCGGAATAAAAAAACTCTTTCTAGTGATGAGAAAGTTTATTCTAAATCTGTTAGCTCTATTCGGCAGTCCATTGAAATCCTTTTTAACTGGTTAATTGAATCCAGCGGTATTCAAATCGCATCAAAAGTTCGATCGACTAAAGGCCTTATCGTCCATGTTTTCGGACGATTTTCTGCCTGCCTGTTTAACTACTTATTCAAATTCTAA
- a CDS encoding DUF4105 domain-containing protein has translation MLIYIKFLIYLFAILFSSYLFAQEEYAATEMQNYFIQKSRNLQIAKHPLWSRLLFYQKKILGDSKGIIDSKNFYVSPNGKTDLTQELEATLRAFFKNEPDPNYSAQCLFPRRTKWLKEMLDDKNFQIPTKQCPELEKWISMLNPKGVVLVFSSFYLNNPSSMFGHTFLRIRNSNSALTDYGINFAAVPDTDNALMYSLKGLFGFFEGYLSILPYSFKIQEYNNSESRDIWEYELNFNQEQNLNLALSILEVGNHNIDYYYFDENCSFILLALLDTIDENFKFSDKFTLWVNPADTIRVISSHPNMIKSINFRPSAEKRFRYRYQLLTPHEKQVLQSILKQKQQLTLLTERLPPQSIAKVLDGLLEYIDYEEKLAGTETAKKYSQLRDDVLNYRASLRIISDVMPNEAPPFERPDQGAAGTSIGIESYYSTHHQAELQFEFIPVLHTLDSPSLGYPKDAHLELLSTALRYNINDHALSLSKIHLVNLVSIPPLYPPSYPIAWNLNIGAEELNAFKNSNQSSAELVYFAKGGAGMSLQFQWLQFYVLPQIGFAYQNKKNYGIATGGLLGFIVRPAETWVVFTEINWMSHLNILNSSWNENFLADMSLSKLTFNNLKMTIFARYNSATTDLKFGFGVFFHFF, from the coding sequence TTGTTAATTTATATAAAATTTTTAATTTATTTATTTGCAATATTATTTTCATCTTACTTGTTTGCTCAAGAAGAATATGCAGCAACTGAGATGCAAAATTATTTTATCCAAAAATCAAGAAATCTTCAAATTGCAAAACATCCATTATGGAGTCGTTTACTATTTTACCAAAAAAAAATTTTAGGAGATTCAAAAGGAATAATTGATAGCAAAAATTTTTATGTCTCACCAAATGGCAAAACTGACTTGACACAAGAATTAGAAGCAACCCTTAGAGCGTTTTTTAAAAACGAGCCTGATCCTAATTATTCAGCACAATGTCTATTTCCACGTAGAACGAAATGGCTAAAAGAAATGCTTGATGACAAAAATTTTCAAATTCCAACTAAGCAGTGCCCAGAATTAGAAAAATGGATCTCCATGCTCAATCCTAAAGGAGTTGTTCTTGTTTTTTCTTCGTTTTATTTAAACAATCCATCGAGTATGTTTGGCCACACATTTTTAAGAATTCGCAATTCTAATAGTGCTCTCACAGATTATGGAATTAATTTTGCAGCAGTGCCCGATACCGATAATGCACTCATGTACTCTCTGAAAGGACTTTTTGGATTTTTTGAAGGCTACCTTAGCATTTTACCCTACTCTTTTAAAATTCAAGAATACAACAACTCCGAAAGCAGAGATATCTGGGAGTATGAATTGAATTTTAACCAAGAACAAAACTTAAATTTAGCATTAAGTATTTTAGAAGTTGGCAATCATAACATTGATTATTATTATTTTGATGAAAATTGTTCTTTTATTTTACTCGCACTTTTAGATACAATTGATGAAAATTTTAAATTTTCTGATAAGTTTACATTATGGGTTAATCCTGCAGACACAATTCGAGTCATCTCTTCGCATCCCAATATGATTAAATCTATTAACTTTAGACCTTCTGCCGAAAAGCGTTTTCGGTATCGGTATCAACTGTTAACCCCACACGAAAAGCAAGTGCTTCAATCAATACTAAAACAAAAACAACAACTCACTTTACTTACTGAACGGTTGCCACCCCAAAGTATTGCCAAGGTTTTGGATGGATTACTCGAATATATCGATTACGAAGAAAAACTTGCAGGCACTGAGACTGCTAAAAAATACTCACAACTCAGAGACGATGTTTTAAATTACAGGGCATCGCTAAGAATTATTTCGGATGTCATGCCAAACGAAGCACCACCTTTTGAGCGCCCCGATCAAGGTGCAGCAGGAACAAGTATTGGTATAGAGTCTTATTACTCAACTCATCATCAGGCTGAATTGCAGTTTGAATTTATCCCTGTGCTCCACACATTAGATAGCCCTTCTCTAGGATACCCCAAAGACGCACATCTCGAATTGCTTTCAACCGCGTTACGTTACAATATAAATGATCATGCACTCTCTCTTAGCAAAATACATTTGGTGAATCTTGTTTCGATCCCACCCTTATATCCACCATCGTATCCGATTGCCTGGAATTTAAATATTGGCGCAGAAGAACTCAATGCATTCAAAAATAGCAACCAATCCTCAGCGGAGCTTGTGTATTTTGCTAAGGGAGGCGCTGGTATGTCGCTCCAATTCCAATGGCTGCAGTTTTACGTCTTGCCACAAATTGGTTTTGCTTACCAAAATAAAAAAAACTACGGAATTGCAACAGGAGGTTTACTGGGGTTTATTGTTAGACCAGCAGAGACATGGGTAGTTTTCACCGAAATAAATTGGATGTCTCATTTGAACATTTTAAATTCTTCATGGAATGAAAATTTTTTAGCAGATATGTCTTTATCTAAATTAACTTTTAATAACTTAAAAATGACAATATTTGCTCGGTATAATAGTGCTACAACCGATTTAAAATTTGGCTTTGGTGTTTTTTTTCATTTTTTTTAA
- a CDS encoding HU family DNA-binding protein: MVKSELIEILSSKADVTSPQAEELINMFFDTISEALTVDGRVEIRGFGAFTVRKYKSYDGRNPKTGEKIEVPEKKLPFWKTGLELRQRVDGLG, encoded by the coding sequence ATGGTAAAAAGTGAACTCATCGAAATTCTTTCTTCAAAAGCAGATGTCACCTCCCCGCAGGCTGAAGAGCTTATCAATATGTTTTTTGATACCATTTCAGAAGCTCTTACTGTTGATGGGCGTGTTGAAATCCGCGGTTTTGGCGCATTTACTGTGCGTAAATACAAATCCTATGATGGACGCAATCCAAAAACAGGAGAAAAAATAGAGGTACCTGAAAAAAAACTCCCTTTCTGGAAAACAGGTCTTGAGCTCAGACAACGCGTGGATGGATTAGGTTGA
- a CDS encoding dipeptide epimerase — MKITDVQIGKVKIPLKRPFKTALRTVYFAEDIVIKLKTHSGITGFGSAAPTFAITGDSQDSIVSCLVHHLKPKILGMDVAHIEKLMANIHSSIVNNTSALSAVDMALYDLHAQALGVPLYQLLGGYRNLIFSSLTISANTPEVMVADSLVALDEGFCDLKLKLGANSALDLKCVQAVRHAVGKQIKICVDANQAWQPKDAVRIIRNFEKLGLDIDFVEQPVAAKKMRDLRFVKEHVNTNVLADESVFSPYDALQIIKLNAADMINIKLAKAGGIYLAKKILNICEAAGIECMVGCMLESQVAVTAAAHFAAAHKSILRCDLDPPALLAENPVVGGVSFDGNMLSLSNRPGLGIQDIIDFQPIAS, encoded by the coding sequence TTGAAAATCACTGATGTCCAAATTGGCAAAGTAAAAATTCCACTAAAGCGCCCTTTTAAAACGGCTTTACGGACAGTTTATTTTGCAGAGGACATCGTCATTAAACTGAAAACACACTCAGGAATTACTGGATTTGGAAGTGCTGCTCCAACTTTTGCCATAACTGGCGATTCCCAAGATTCTATCGTTTCTTGTCTTGTTCATCATTTAAAACCCAAAATTTTAGGCATGGATGTTGCGCATATCGAAAAATTAATGGCCAACATCCATTCTTCTATTGTTAATAATACCTCTGCATTATCGGCAGTTGACATGGCGTTGTACGATCTGCATGCGCAAGCATTAGGTGTGCCATTGTATCAACTGCTAGGCGGTTATCGTAATCTTATATTTTCGAGCCTGACAATTAGCGCCAATACTCCAGAAGTGATGGTTGCTGATTCTCTTGTGGCACTTGATGAAGGTTTTTGTGATTTAAAATTAAAACTTGGCGCAAACTCTGCACTCGATCTCAAATGCGTGCAAGCAGTTCGTCACGCTGTTGGCAAGCAAATAAAAATTTGTGTTGATGCCAACCAAGCGTGGCAACCAAAAGATGCTGTGCGAATTATCAGAAATTTTGAAAAATTGGGCTTGGACATCGATTTTGTCGAACAACCTGTTGCCGCAAAAAAAATGCGCGACCTCAGGTTTGTGAAAGAACACGTGAACACCAATGTGTTAGCCGATGAATCTGTCTTTTCGCCTTATGATGCATTGCAAATTATAAAACTCAACGCTGCAGATATGATTAATATCAAACTCGCTAAGGCTGGAGGGATTTATCTGGCTAAAAAAATATTAAATATCTGTGAGGCCGCTGGAATAGAATGCATGGTTGGCTGCATGCTTGAAAGCCAAGTTGCCGTCACGGCGGCAGCACACTTTGCAGCCGCTCACAAATCTATTTTACGCTGCGACCTTGATCCACCAGCACTATTGGCAGAAAATCCTGTAGTGGGTGGCGTTTCTTTTGATGGAAATATGTTAAGCCTCAGCAACCGCCCTGGTCTTGGAATTCAAGACATCATTGATTTTCAACCAATTGCTAGCTAA
- a CDS encoding MBL fold metallo-hydrolase: MLKKILHDQDNCKWVMFGRDPQKKNSVIDTNEYAIIVNNEAILLDPGGIEIFPAVLTAVSESLDIKNIKAYLCSHQDPDIMSSLALWLGLTPNAKVYISWLWSSFVAHFGGEYVENFITLPDEGAQFELNHKRFDFIPAHYCHSSGNFHFYDPEAKILFTGDMGAALVPGDYPLVVEDFKEHIRYMQKFHQRWMPSNDAKNKWVNRVRKLNPKMLCPQHGSIFTGENVKNFLDWIEDLEVGKVKS; encoded by the coding sequence ATGCTTAAAAAAATTTTACATGATCAAGACAATTGCAAATGGGTGATGTTTGGCCGCGATCCGCAAAAGAAAAATAGTGTGATTGATACCAATGAATATGCAATTATTGTTAACAACGAAGCTATACTTCTTGATCCAGGGGGTATAGAAATTTTTCCTGCAGTGCTTACTGCAGTTTCTGAAAGCCTCGACATTAAAAATATCAAAGCTTATCTTTGCAGCCACCAAGATCCAGACATCATGTCATCTCTCGCTTTATGGCTGGGCCTTACGCCTAATGCAAAAGTTTATATATCTTGGTTGTGGAGTAGTTTTGTTGCCCATTTTGGTGGCGAATATGTCGAAAACTTTATTACTTTGCCAGATGAAGGAGCGCAATTCGAGCTCAATCACAAACGGTTTGATTTTATTCCTGCGCACTACTGTCATTCGTCAGGAAATTTTCATTTTTATGATCCTGAGGCAAAAATTTTGTTTACTGGTGATATGGGTGCGGCATTGGTGCCTGGTGATTACCCCTTGGTTGTCGAAGATTTTAAAGAACACATTCGCTACATGCAAAAGTTTCATCAACGCTGGATGCCTTCTAATGACGCCAAAAACAAATGGGTAAATAGAGTTAGAAAATTAAATCCCAAAATGCTGTGTCCGCAGCATGGTTCAATTTTTACCGGAGAAAATGTAAAAAACTTTTTAGATTGGATTGAAGATTTAGAAGTTGGCAAAGTAAAATCATAA
- a CDS encoding methyl-accepting chemotaxis protein, which translates to MSPENKKTNIEQVLTHFLSSEKSVEDLSITLNKIEKMIFTVRDISTKTDLLSLNASIEAVRAGQSGKGFAVVADEVARLAEKTQESISEIETAFDSFRDGFDGLREVFTKTKELLKESSY; encoded by the coding sequence ATGAGTCCAGAAAATAAAAAAACAAATATTGAACAGGTCTTAACTCATTTTTTATCGTCAGAAAAAAGTGTCGAAGACCTATCAATCACTCTGAATAAAATTGAAAAAATGATTTTTACAGTTAGAGATATCTCTACCAAAACAGACTTACTGTCATTAAACGCCTCCATCGAAGCTGTCCGCGCAGGGCAGTCCGGCAAAGGATTTGCCGTTGTGGCAGATGAAGTGGCGCGGCTAGCAGAAAAAACGCAAGAATCCATATCAGAAATCGAAACAGCGTTTGATTCTTTTCGCGATGGCTTTGATGGTTTGAGAGAGGTCTTTACAAAAACAAAAGAATTATTAAAAGAATCATCTTATTAA
- a CDS encoding chemotaxis protein CheA produces the protein MDLKSELLQVFKEESADLIERARNQLDGFFEANNKQQRFQDILRVIHTIKGNAGTLEFNNIKKYAHELETELIALKNNENNITKNQVNNIFKFFDYFESVLNNEINESENLSFNKETQSLSIQENLLSGAVGFFDEKSTAAPFELFKPIDAPKIIEKNEVKSNKNNNDFVRVSVDRIEKNFDIISEIFLIRNQMRYLVEQHHSQNITTEDFFQRWEILDNTLRKEIGELENISMSMRMTPIKNLLRRMEKTVRSYLDSNKDKDILVEIEGEDVEFDKKIIDSLAEPLIHLTRNAMDHGIETTKERISLGKSPQAIIKLAIKVIANEAILDVSDDGRGIDENKVLQSAIKKGLNVSHVKTKDDMIQLIFLPGFSTVDNVSDVSGRGIGMDAVKSYVESLSGNLSIQTEINRGTNITLRLPLGMSVVPVIIAKANHVKFAILNSEILELKKIFPSEIVKNGAFFYYKRDNEFIPCYNIEDTLFSHLKMKSDFFNNKEKLSICIIGQTGKFAAVQIGEFLENAEIVIKPYPTNAPKFNFVTGISILATGEPSFVISLNKFCEQIPKSLNLKHVEEI, from the coding sequence ATGGATCTTAAAAGCGAGCTACTACAAGTTTTTAAAGAAGAAAGCGCAGACCTCATTGAACGCGCTCGCAATCAGCTTGATGGTTTTTTTGAGGCAAATAATAAGCAACAAAGATTTCAAGATATTCTGAGAGTGATTCACACAATTAAAGGCAATGCAGGAACGCTCGAGTTTAATAACATTAAAAAATATGCTCATGAATTAGAAACAGAACTAATTGCGCTTAAAAATAACGAAAATAATATCACAAAAAATCAAGTGAATAATATTTTTAAATTTTTTGACTACTTTGAAAGTGTATTAAATAACGAAATCAATGAAAGTGAAAATTTATCATTTAATAAAGAAACACAATCTTTAAGTATTCAAGAAAATTTATTATCGGGCGCAGTCGGTTTTTTTGATGAAAAATCAACTGCTGCGCCATTCGAGTTGTTCAAACCCATCGATGCTCCAAAAATTATTGAAAAAAACGAAGTAAAATCTAATAAAAATAATAATGATTTTGTAAGAGTTTCTGTCGATAGAATTGAAAAAAATTTTGATATTATTTCAGAAATATTTTTAATTAGAAATCAAATGCGCTATTTAGTAGAACAACATCACTCGCAAAATATTACCACAGAAGATTTTTTTCAACGTTGGGAAATTTTAGATAATACGTTACGAAAAGAAATTGGCGAATTAGAAAATATTTCAATGTCTATGCGTATGACTCCCATAAAAAATTTATTGAGAAGAATGGAAAAAACCGTAAGAAGCTACCTTGACTCAAATAAAGATAAAGATATCCTTGTTGAAATAGAGGGAGAAGATGTTGAGTTTGATAAAAAGATTATTGACTCACTTGCAGAGCCACTGATTCATCTTACACGGAATGCCATGGATCACGGCATTGAAACAACCAAAGAACGAATTTCCTTAGGAAAAAGTCCTCAAGCAATTATTAAACTTGCAATTAAAGTTATTGCTAACGAAGCAATTTTAGATGTTAGTGACGACGGACGAGGAATAGATGAAAATAAAGTTTTGCAATCTGCAATAAAAAAAGGACTGAATGTCAGTCATGTCAAGACAAAAGATGACATGATTCAACTCATTTTTTTGCCAGGATTTAGCACTGTAGATAATGTTAGTGATGTTTCTGGCAGAGGAATAGGCATGGATGCTGTAAAAAGCTACGTAGAAAGCTTAAGTGGTAATTTAAGTATTCAAACAGAAATTAATCGTGGCACAAATATTACGTTACGATTGCCTTTAGGAATGTCTGTTGTTCCTGTGATTATTGCAAAGGCCAATCATGTAAAATTCGCAATATTAAACTCTGAAATACTTGAACTTAAAAAAATATTTCCTTCTGAAATAGTAAAAAATGGTGCTTTTTTCTACTATAAAAGAGATAATGAATTTATACCTTGTTACAATATTGAAGATACTCTTTTTAGTCATTTAAAAATGAAATCTGATTTTTTTAATAATAAAGAAAAATTGTCTATTTGTATTATAGGACAAACAGGAAAATTTGCGGCAGTACAAATTGGAGAATTTCTTGAAAACGCAGAAATTGTTATTAAACCATATCCAACAAATGCTCCAAAATTTAATTTTGTTACTGGAATTTCAATATTAGCAACTGGAGAACCTTCTTTTGTAATCTCACTGAATAAGTTTTGTGAACAAATTCCAAAAAGCCTTAATTTAAAACATGTTGAGGAAATTTGA